In the Halalkalicoccus subterraneus genome, CTCGACGGACAGGAGGAAAGCGAGGGCGGCGTCGATCGGATCGCCCGCCAGGAGATCGAACGCGAGATCCGCTCGATCGCCCAAGGCTACGTCGACGTCGAGCTCCGGGGCTCGAACACGGCGGTCGTCTACGTCGAGGACGACGACATCTCCTCGGTGATCGGCAAAGGTGGCGGCCGGATCACCGACGTCGAGAACAGGCTCGGGATCGACATCGACGTTCGGACCCACGACGAGAACCCGAACTCCAGTGGATCAAGCGGATCGACCGGCCAGGAACGTGGGCAGGTCGTCACCCCGGAGATCACCTCCCGGCACATCCGCCTCACCGTCGAGAGCGCCGAGACGGGCCAGACCGTCGAGGTGAAGGCCGGCGAGGAGTACCTCTTCACCGCGACCGTCGGCCGCGGCGGCGACATTCAGGTCTCACGGGGCAGCGCGATCGCAGAGGAGCTAGAGCGGGCGATCGACAGGAGTCAGCAGATCACGGTCGTCGGCGCCTGATCACTCGGCACAACACGAGCGGGGCGGTTTTTTCGCGGAGGTTTTTCAACGAACGGTTCCCGCAGCGTGCCTTCGGCACGCGAGGAAATCCGACGCAGAAAACGGTCCGTGAGTCTACTCGGCACAGCAGGCTTCGTCGGGGCCGCCGTCGGCGACGACCGCCTGCTCGTCGAGCGTATAGAGGTTCTGGCGGGCATCGGCGAAGTAGATGTCCTCCTCGACGATGTCGATGCGCTCGAGGCGCTCTAATGCGTAGCGAACCGTTCGCGCCGAGAGCATCGACTCGCCGACGATCTGTTTCTGGGTGAGCGACCCGTTATACTCGAGCACTTTGAAGACGAGTTTCGCGCTCGGCGGGAGGTCCTCGATCGTTTCCGCATCCGTTCCGGTCATCACTACGAACCGAAACGCGCCACGAGTATAAAGGTTGAGCATCCGTCTCACACCGTCTCGCGGGCGTAAGCGAACGGCTTTTGAGCCCCGGTGGCCGACTTTCGTGTATGGCAACCGAAGCGGTCGAACAGCGCACGGCCCATATCCGGGCGGTGACGGTCACGGCGATCGCCTCGCTCGCGGGCGTCGGCGCGGGGGTCGCCTCCTCGGCGCTCGCGAGCAACGCCGGCGATCCCATCGCCCTCGCGGTGCTCGGTGCGCTCGTTCTGGTGCAGTTTCCCCTGTTGAAGGGGACGGGAATCGTCGAGGAGTTCTCGGGCAAGGACCGGGTGTTCGTCGTGTTCATGACGTTCTGTCTCTGGTTCGTCACCTGGGGCATCCTGCTGACCACCGGGGCCTCGATCTGAGATGGCCGACGACAGCATCGCAGTGGTCGACCTCGACAGATGTCAGCCCGACCGCTGTAGCTACGAGTGTGCGAACTACTGCCCGCCCAACCGGACGGGAAAGGAGTGTATCACCCAGCGCGGTGAGGACGCAGAGGAGGGCGGCCCCGACCAGATCCGCATCTCGGAGGAGATCTGTCTCGGCGAGACCTGCGGGATCTGCGTCGAGAAGTGCCCCTTCGACGCCATCGAGATCATCAACCTGCCCCAGGAACTGCAGGACGAACCCGTCCATAGGTATGGAGAAAACGCCTTTTCACTCTATGGTCTCCCGATCCCCATCGAGGGTCAGGTCACCGGGATTTTGGGTCCCAACGGGATCGGGAAGTCCACGGCAGTCAACATCCTCTCGGGCGAGCTCACGCCGAACCTCGGCCAGTACGAGGAGCCGCCCGGTTGGGACGCCGTGCTGGACGCCTATCGCGGCACCGAACTGCAGGAGTACATCCGCGAGGTGCGCGACGGCGAGGTCAACGTCGCGCGAAAGCCCCAGTACGTCGACCAGATCCCCAAACAGTTCGACGGCAACACCCGCCAGTTGCTCGAACACACCGACGAGCGCGGCGCGCTCGATGAACTCGTCGAGCGTCTCTCGATCTCACCCGTCATGGATCAGGGCATCGACGAGCTCTCGGGCGGGGAGCTTCAACGGGTGGCGATCGCGGCGTGTCTGGCGCGGGACGCCGACTTCTACTTCCTCGACGAGATCACGCCGTATCTCGACATCGGTCAGCGG is a window encoding:
- a CDS encoding EMC6-like membrane protein, yielding MATEAVEQRTAHIRAVTVTAIASLAGVGAGVASSALASNAGDPIALAVLGALVLVQFPLLKGTGIVEEFSGKDRVFVVFMTFCLWFVTWGILLTTGASI
- a CDS encoding winged helix-turn-helix domain-containing protein, with product MTGTDAETIEDLPPSAKLVFKVLEYNGSLTQKQIVGESMLSARTVRYALERLERIDIVEEDIYFADARQNLYTLDEQAVVADGGPDEACCAE
- a CDS encoding ATP-binding cassette domain-containing protein, which produces MADDSIAVVDLDRCQPDRCSYECANYCPPNRTGKECITQRGEDAEEGGPDQIRISEEICLGETCGICVEKCPFDAIEIINLPQELQDEPVHRYGENAFSLYGLPIPIEGQVTGILGPNGIGKSTAVNILSGELTPNLGQYEEPPGWDAVLDAYRGTELQEYIREVRDGEVNVARKPQYVDQIPKQFDGNTRQLLEHTDERGALDELVERLSISPVMDQGIDELSGGELQRVAIAACLARDADFYFLDEITPYLDIGQR